The nucleotide sequence ctgcaaaaattttaaatatggtaatgactaataattcatatatcatcattaatgttaattttacatataaatatttatttttggtaaaatattataatatattattaattcatatatcattaattaaattatatatatatatatatatatatatatatatatatatctcgcattaataaaaataagctaaatatgattacaaatataaaattttacgtcaatttatatatcatatttgtataaatataattgtaaatatgcatcaaaaatacaaaaccaaaGTAACTCTaatccataaaaaaatattaatagttaagtatttaaaatttatttaaatttatatgttcatctttattatattaattaaccaATTGATTTTCCAGTTTgacatattttaactaaaacaaacaaaatatctaatttattggcatttatatttattaaaaaagttataccaaatcaaaagaaataagattacaaaaatatgtttatggtTTCTTTatgaatctaaaaaaaataagataactaaaacaaacaaaatatctaaTTTATTGGCAAAACAGCTTTCTTTatgaatctaaaaaaaaatgggttttaaagaaaaaagaaaagagatgttttttttttgcttacagGAACCAcataggaagaagaagacaaagcgGTGAGTGTTTGGTTTCAAGCCATGGGATGTTCCTTCAAATCCAGGCTCGTCATAACCGGTGAAagtttggattttgatttgttttcctGAGAAAATGAACAAAACCCAGAAAGCCCATGATCGATTCTAGTCCCGGAGTGTTGAGCACCGATTCCACACACAGCTCTGAGAGGTGAAATAGCATCCATGTCTGTCTACAGAAGGAAGAATCAGAAGTtgcagagaagaagatgaagagattatTATTGAGATGAAgaatacgaagaagaagaagagagaaaagtggAGAGAGAGGGTTTTGATTGAATGAGAAAAAGCAACAAAAGTTGGTCACTTTATTGACCTCTcgaaatcaaagaagaagaagaacaccaATGAGTAGTAACAGTTTATGCAGAAACTTGTTGTTCTGTTCTAATGCTTTAGGTGGGGTCCTTCTATATCCAACTGgattcattattattattgactTTATCCAATCCATTTTACCCTTTAAATTCGTGATTCGCGccaataattaatttttcactTTACTGTAATTAACGCTTATTCGACCGGATTTTCAACTTAATTGTCCtgcttaaaatttttgtttgaaaaaatattattattatgaatttatCAGATAGTATTGGATGATACTATGAAAATAGAGTAATTTTCACTCATAGTCgctttataactttttattacaCCACCAATCACTTATTGCTCTTACGATAGTTTTAACCGATTTTTACGTATTTTTTCCTAACTAAGAGCATGTTCAATGGAGGAACCTCTAATTAGGTTCTTAGTGAATATTTAAGTAATAAACTTAAGTTAAGAACTTTTGTTAAGAAACAATGATTTTGAGTGTTCCAATGGTAGAACCCAaataagggttcttaaaaaaaaagcatatacAGAGAGAGGACAATAGAAGTAACTCAAACGAGACTATAATAGACTCTCATCAAGGCGAAATATGTATACGTTATATTTGGTCAGAACAAAACAGCACGTTCCATTCAAGGTCCTCGAGGCTTTGCACCAATCAGAAGAGCCCAGTCCACATCTTGAAACACTTCATATGGATATGTTCCTATATCAACTTCTCTCAACAAGGGGAACAAGGAATCCTCCAGCTCCATTGCAACACCTTTGAGGGCTTGGATTGATCTCTCTGATCCAAGAAGTTTCAAAGCAATGGGCTGGTTTGGTCCTAACACTGAACCTGAAGCAAGCTACACAAGAAAAACAATAAGATAAGATCAAATGATTGGTAAGTAAAGTAATCAAATCTAAAGGAAGGACTTACTTTGAAGAGAAGGTTGTTTGAAATCATGCCTGCAGCACCTGAGACTGCGATATTGATCATCTTCTTCCATGATTAAGTCTCCTCCTCTTGTAAACACACACGTTTGGTaactcaaaaccaaaaaacaaagagttttaaaggttgaaactttacAACTGAAACAAAGAGAAAGTAAAGATTACAGCTTTGAGGTCAGAGGTGAGGTAGAACACTCCATAACACTCTTTCTTCGTCTTCACCGACCCATTTTCTTGAACCGCGACAGGTGCTTGGCTACTTTTAACATAAATTCAAAACAAGCATATGATCAGataaaggttgaaactttaTTTGAAGAGTGTAAAGAGACTTACTTCTGAGAAAACAGAGCAAGAGATTTGGAGATGGAAGTTGTGTGGAgaggtggaggaagaagaagatggcgaAACTGGTTTGAAAGATGCAACTTGGAGGAGATGCGAAGCTGAGACGAAGAGCGGAGGAAAGGCGACGTCGTTTTGGGGGTTGAAAGCTCAGACATGGCCATTATCGCACAGACACAAACTGTGAAAGTGAGAACTGTTACGGAACTatggagagacagagagagagagcgcgCGCCAAGACAGAGAGGATTAGAGAATCCATAACGGCTCTTTCCTCCTACCTCCTTCGAGGAGAGATCCAGGTCCATCATCTAACAATCAATCACACAATCAATAGACTAGATATGTTCAACGATTGTCGGTCAAACCTACGAGAGAGGTGACGACGCAGAGATCGCCGTGGAGACCACCGACGGCGAAGCGGCCGAAACCCTCGGCGCGGCCGGCTAAAGCTCCGAGGTTGCAATCGACGTCGGTGTATGATAGTGTGGTCATCGTCGACTTCGGGGAAGAGAGAACACATCCTTCGTCGGGTTGAACTTTTCTTCACCGACCAAAATCACATCTCCAATGCCCTATCAACACGCGTCCACTAAGAAGCGTGTCTTGAAACGTTTAATTAAGACCCGACTCCTAaattaattaccatttttcatttattttgattacTTATTAGCCTAAGAGCCATACTTAAGAACCCTGAATGAACATGATCTAAGCCTAACTATAAAAGATTCtagtttccttttgttttaattataataaatattaaaagattaTTTGACTTTTTGCTATCCTTTTGTAGCCGTACGTTTCTTCTCCCACAAGACCAATGATGTGCTCCAATCTTCTTCTTATCTCCAGGCACCGTTGCCAAAAAAACCAGAAATCGATCGGGAAAGGTCTTCGTATTCTCAGTAAAATTTGATATAGCTCCGTCGCCGGCTCAATCCCCGGCTCTGTTTCTGAGATCTTTCTTTGCAGTAAGTCTTCAATCCATCGTCGTCACTGTGCGGTCACTCCATGCGCCGTCGCGTCTTCCTCCGCGTCTTCAAATCGGTGGCTCGTTAAGCTCTGTTGTGCCTACCTCTGCGATCTCTCCTCCTCTCCAACCGTCGATGAACCAAACGGGGGTCGATCCGAACTGTCGAACCTCTAATGGATCCATTCCAAACCAAGTTTCATATATTTGCACAACTAGTCCTTTAACTTTCAACTTTTTACAATTTAGCTATAAAGTTGCAGATTTGCACAGTTGCTTTTCAATATGGCTCAACACTTGTAATTATGCAATACAACCTTCTACTTTACGAAGATGCGatataatcttaaaataaaaagccAAAACCATGAAATACATTATTATCACTTAAATATTAGCTATATGCATGACGATTCCTAATGTACATATGTACATGAACCAgtgtacaaatttttttaatatatacgtACACCAATTAGATTGTGCAAGAATTCATATGTATACCTGATGAATTTGCTGTATATAGTtgcaatttaaatataaaatagtcaagtatacatattttttactcacatgtttgatatatattctaattacgtgtacacatgtacaataGGTATAATGTACACAATGATCAGTAAAAttacatgtacacatgtacaatgCGGTAAATTTTTAAAGCAATTTAATAAGATTGGAAGTTTAAGGTATATTGTAAAAGAAGCAGAAAACTAGAGGACCAAAAGTGCAAAAAGATGATACTCCTCCACTGATGTTGCTTGAGCGATCTTCTTGCCTTTAACAGACGACGAAGGCGAGCCGGCTACGACGGAGCAGAGACACGACAGCGAGGCTTGATTCCAATGACACAGCGAGGCTTGATTCCAATGACGGCGAAGGCTGAGAGCATGACCCATAGGTGGAGAGGTCTTGGGCTTGATATGTGGAGAAGCTTATGTCGAGGAGACGCAACGAAAAGCAACGACCACAGGCGGATGAGACATCACAACGACGAGATATTTGAGGGAGGAGCTGAGCAGGGAGAGGAAGAGGCGAAGCTCTCCGACTGTACAGACGAAAGATAGAGAGATGGCATCAAGATTTTATATAGAGTGATTTACACTTAACAGCCTAGATGGAGAAAGAATCAATAAATAAggtcaaaaattcaaaatgtaaaCTTTGAAATCTAGAATGGAAAACAATGAGATCTGTAAGATTTTGTTAGCAACTTTGTAGAAAAGCAcacttttaatgaaaaacatttatagagaggattataattaaatatgtgaAAAGAGATTGTACTTACAAAATTGATTGCAGCGGCGTTAGAAGATGCAGTAATGGTGGAGGAGTATAGTGATAATTCGAGAAGTTGTGATGAAGAGGCGAGGGTTGGATCTAGAGGAGAAAGAGAATTATTGATGTGGAGGATattcattataaaatcaatggtTTCACGGGCGAAATTTCAGAGGAgatctaaaaaagaaaaagaaaagaaacaagatGTGAAGAAGAGGAGAATTGGGACCCACTAATTGCAATATAGTTACGTTTTGGTTAGTAAACCACAACGAAAACTGAACAAAAAGCCAGAGAAAGTGTGTGGGTAGAAGAAAGTGACCTATGGTGTTATTAATAAGTGTAAATGTGAtctattatgtaattttttcatgaaaatattatgattttatgattatcaATTAAACAAAACGTTATATGCATCACTGTCAGGGTCGCCGCATGAAACGTGTTGCTGACTGTGTTTGAGGCTTTTCCTCGTTGGATACGGTCCCACTTGCCTTATTCAAATAAGAATCATTTATTGCAATGCAATAGCTTAATTGGAAGATAAACCATATtctaatcaaattaattaaagaaCTAATTATCATTTTCTATTTGGCCTAACAAAATCTGTTAATTTCCATTCTCTAAATGATTGattttcttattctctttttatacatttttaaaataggaTGTGTATCTTGTTtgaaatatataagtatattttaaattttcattttccgCACGTGGTCAAACATTTTTCCATTAGATTATCTTAAAACATAACAACGTTTCCAATCTCAGAGAGATTGTTTGTGAGCTGAAACAGAGAGCTCTTTGCCAACCTATATCATGGAGTACCCCTCGCAGTGCAATCACAGATTTGTTCCCTGTGTTTAAATCGATAAGACTTTTAGAGTCTGAGAAATAGACCACGTCTTTAATTCCAACGGACATAGCCTTCGAAAGGCCTGAACGCAGAGCCAAGGCTTCTGCTGCAAGAGCTGACACAATGTAGCGTCCATTGTCGGATCCTTCGAAACAGAGTGTGCCTCTCGAATCTGTACATACCCAGCCGAGTCCACCTgcaagagaagaagaattcCAAGCCGCATCCGAGAACAACATAAAGGAATTTTCCGGGACCTTAGGAGTTGTGCTCGAAGCATGAAGATCTTTAGGTGAAACAGAGTTTTGTTTTCGTGGAGGAAGAGACTCCTGCCACTCTTTTGCCGCCTTCAAAGCTTCTGCAACTCactaaaatttgatttatttgcattatcaatgatatgattttttccagaatatataaaagttaaaaagttGAAAAAGAGTAGCCTATAGTTTCATATAATCTTTTATTCATTCGGCCGAAATATAAGAGTCCAGGGAATCCAAGAGCAGCCCACAGCTTTTAATCCAAAACAACGTATAGAGACAGAACTTATATTGTggcaaattatataaaattataaaccaagAAAGTTACTAAACCAgtctaatttattttctacTAGATATGGACCCGTGCGTTGCACgggttttatttgatgttttagtttcaggaacacaaaaataataaaaagaatttcacattagtttttgttttttcattatatattagtgacttattttaataataataatttattttcttcgataaattttgattagtatttttgtttcaataatCACAATGTTTTAAATAgtgtattaatttttataataaatacctcacttttattttttttaaataatattaattgtagttaattaaaacatataaaaccgtgaaatctctatattttttattccttaagaaaaattaaaaatagcaaaatccaaattttaatgtTACAGAACACCAATCAATATGTATTTTTGATAGtcatctaaatataaaatatatttctagatAAAACATTCGAGGTTGATTAATTTAGCATCCATAGTGTGATTTTAAcctctttttctatatatatatatatatatcatatatcattaaaaaattcttgatatataatattttgtagaaaACCATTGtcgttatgttttaaaaatctaaaactttGTAGTTATAGTAATTTATTATAAGGCGGCGTATAATTGTAAAACTGGACTTGACAAATATAGACaaacttttttaagttttgaccTTAACTCTTGTTGAGAATCATTTGATAGCAAATCATATAGGGAATAGATCTTTTCAGTTTGAAATGTCATCTTGCATATGTTTGTCTAtgaataaaaattcattttcccACATAACTTTGATTAGGATTTCTGCTTCAATAATCATGTCGTCTAGTTCTTTTCTTTGATTTAAATTCTTTAGTAGCATGACTTAAAATAGCATAACCAATTTTCTTAGTAGCAtaaagaaatttgttttttcacgTAACGTTCGGTTAGTATTTCTGCATCAATAATTAGTAATTTTGTTCCATTGCAAAGTCTCTTTCTTTGATTTAGATTTCTTAGTTGCATGACCTATAATAGCATAACCAACTTCATATGTTGATAAGAACAAACACACATGAACATAATTATACATAAGCATAATAGTCACATTAGCTTTCATCATTAAATTACGTACACCCGCATATCATTAATATGTGCAAACGCCTAAAAAATAATATGCGAAGATGAGAAAGAACATGCAGAAATATTCACCTAATATTTTCTAGTATCACTTATTATGTTTGATATCAAAATATTAGAAGTGATAAAATATGAGAAagcttaatcatataaataGATGTGAATAGTTGTAGTTTcttttggtttatgatttttaaaaaggaaattaactatttaaataagaaagttgattatttataaaaaaactatttgaaataattattctataaatatttttttaataggaTTTGAAGAAAGGAAAACTACTATTAAACACTATTTTACAATTTCTACTGTTCAAGATTATAGAGAAGAACAATTACTATCAAATgtttgtttttacaattataattctttataaattaagaaaaagttattttaaataaattttttgacaatttttttgtttaaaattttaaaaataaaaagcggTAAAATGCTATTAAATAGTgttaaaattacttttaaaaaatcatctcttattaaatacaattttttccttattaaacttatttggtaatttttctttttaaaagaatctggtgataaacatgatattataaataatttaattaacatatacaaacttttccttattttttgtCAGCTATTTtccttatttgttttttgttgataATGGACATGATATTACaacttatttaattaaaaagatgccaataaaaaaaatattaacaaaaatatatttattataattatataaaataaatgatgccATAGtacttttctcctttttataataaaaaggaaaacatatttgtaaaaactaaaataaatgattccatagtactttttttataatgtaaccaaaacatatttgtaaaaattaaaataaatgattccatagtaattttcctttttatattataaccaaaataattatataaaaaactatatgGTAATTTTCGTTTtccaatttctttttattatctaagtatatatattttagtaattatatatttaaacacatgtaaaattatttgaagaaaaaattactatcaagtaatcttttgtttaggaatttaaaaattgaaaaattacttttaattatagaaaaagtatatgataatttttcgtttttcaaattacttttaatataaaagttactgttttttaatctttacaaaaaaatttaagaagattatcttttctttattaTGAAAGTAGGAAAATAGGAAAATCAATGTTAAATATCGcacaaatttattttggtatataagttttgtaaaaaaaaagataattactattttaaaaatttttttaattaatttagctTCGTTACACATGTCgcaatctaaaatatataactgatATGTGTCGCGATCGTGTTAATTAGTAACTTTGGAAATTAAGCTTAGTTCATTCCTTGCAGTTTTGTCTAATGTATTATAATGTGCAGCTTCTCATCATTCAGGAAGACTTCAAGTCCAAAAACTACTGGagacaaaatagaaaaaaaattatgtggttTCTGCAGTTTCTACCAATATCGTtgatttacttataattttggTAGATCATTTACctcttttaatcatttaattattaaatt is from Brassica oleracea var. oleracea cultivar TO1000 unplaced genomic scaffold, BOL UnpScaffold01160, whole genome shotgun sequence and encodes:
- the LOC106320980 gene encoding malate dehydrogenase [NADP], chloroplastic-like, yielding MAMSELSTPKTTSPFLRSSSQLRISSKLHLSNQFRHLLLPPPLHTTSISKSLALFSQNSQAPVAVQENGSVKTKKECYGVFYLTSDLKALASGSVLGPNQPIALKLLGSERSIQALKGVAMELEDSLFPLLREVDIGTYPYEVFQDVDWALLIGAKPRGP